Proteins from one Gilliamella sp. ESL0443 genomic window:
- the lon gene encoding endopeptidase La codes for MKTKQTKQMIMPILPLRDVVVFPHMVIPLFVGRNKSIRCLESAMEMDKQVFLVTQKYPSQDEPDVEDLYEVGTIANVLQLLQLPDGTVKVLVEGVARAKIVDIIERKEEDFLIANIKPLKEPKKADSISQAMIRVLLSNFDDYAKLNKKVTQEVVDSIHLIKESSQLADSIAATLYIKVEQKQEILVTADLEKRFELLISLMESEIDLLQVEKNIRQRVKQQMEKAQKEYYLNEQIKAIHKELGDIDNKPDEFEELNSKITKAKMPKEAKEKTLSELNKLKMMPAMSAEATVVRGYIDWMLQVPWNKRSKVKKDINSAQKVLDKDHYGLDRVKDRILEYLAVQSRVNKIKGPILCLVGPPGVGKTSLGQSIAKATGRQYVRMALGGVRDEAEIRGHRRTYIGSMPGKLIQRMVKVGVKNPLFLLDEIDKMASDMRGDPASALLEVLDPEQNNAFNDHYLEVDYDLSDVMFVATANSMNIPAPLLDRMEVIRLSGYTEDEKLNIAKQHLIAKQIANNGLKANEIDIDDSAVIGIIRYYTREAGVRSLEREIAKICRKVVKQLALNKRLRKVSVTQTNLKDYLGVQRFDYGKSESENRIGQVNGLAWTEVGGDLLTIESMSVVGKGKLTYTGSLGDVMQESIQTALTVVRSRAEKLGINSDFYEKRDIHVHVPDGATPKDGPSAGIAMCTSLVSTLTGNPVRADVAMTGEITLRGEVLPIGGLKEKLLAAHRGGIKTAIIPIDNAKDLEEIPANVKAEIDIKPVKWIDDVLTIALQNNPFGIEQVKEKVKIKSPVKKSVKKIKNTANISTRLN; via the coding sequence ATGAAGACAAAACAAACTAAACAAATGATTATGCCTATTTTACCATTGCGTGATGTTGTTGTATTTCCACATATGGTAATTCCTCTCTTCGTTGGTCGTAATAAATCAATCCGTTGTTTGGAAAGTGCAATGGAGATGGATAAACAAGTTTTTCTTGTAACACAAAAATATCCTTCACAAGATGAACCTGATGTAGAGGATTTGTATGAAGTTGGTACTATAGCCAATGTTTTACAATTACTTCAATTACCTGACGGTACAGTTAAAGTTCTGGTTGAGGGTGTCGCGCGAGCTAAAATTGTTGATATTATTGAGCGAAAAGAAGAAGATTTTTTAATCGCAAATATTAAGCCACTAAAAGAACCTAAAAAAGCAGATAGTATTAGTCAAGCGATGATAAGAGTCTTATTATCAAATTTTGATGATTATGCGAAACTTAATAAAAAAGTCACTCAAGAGGTTGTTGATTCTATTCATTTAATTAAAGAATCATCTCAATTAGCAGATTCCATAGCTGCTACCTTATATATAAAAGTTGAACAAAAACAAGAGATTTTAGTTACTGCTGATTTAGAAAAACGTTTCGAGTTGCTTATTTCATTAATGGAATCAGAAATTGACTTGTTGCAAGTTGAAAAAAACATCCGTCAACGCGTCAAACAACAAATGGAAAAAGCGCAAAAGGAATATTATCTAAATGAACAGATCAAAGCTATTCATAAAGAGCTAGGTGATATAGATAATAAACCTGATGAATTTGAAGAGCTAAACTCAAAAATTACTAAAGCAAAAATGCCAAAAGAGGCAAAGGAAAAAACACTATCTGAGCTTAATAAGCTTAAGATGATGCCCGCTATGTCTGCCGAAGCAACTGTTGTTCGCGGATATATTGATTGGATGTTACAAGTTCCTTGGAATAAACGCAGTAAAGTAAAAAAAGATATCAATTCTGCACAAAAAGTTTTAGATAAAGATCATTATGGGTTGGATCGCGTAAAAGACCGAATTTTAGAGTATTTGGCCGTACAAAGTCGAGTAAATAAAATTAAAGGCCCAATTTTATGCTTAGTCGGGCCCCCAGGTGTTGGTAAAACATCATTAGGTCAATCTATTGCTAAAGCTACGGGAAGACAATATGTTCGTATGGCTTTAGGTGGTGTGCGTGATGAAGCCGAAATACGAGGACACCGAAGAACCTACATTGGTTCAATGCCAGGTAAATTAATTCAGCGTATGGTAAAGGTTGGCGTAAAAAACCCGCTATTTTTATTAGATGAAATTGACAAGATGGCTTCTGATATGCGTGGTGATCCTGCATCGGCATTATTGGAAGTTCTGGATCCTGAACAAAATAATGCATTTAATGACCATTATTTAGAAGTGGATTATGATTTATCTGATGTAATGTTTGTTGCGACAGCTAATTCAATGAATATTCCAGCACCACTACTTGATAGAATGGAAGTTATTCGGCTATCTGGTTATACGGAAGACGAGAAATTGAACATTGCTAAACAACATTTAATCGCTAAACAGATTGCTAATAATGGCCTAAAAGCAAATGAAATTGATATTGATGATTCAGCTGTAATTGGCATTATTCGCTATTACACTCGTGAAGCTGGAGTTCGAAGCTTAGAAAGAGAAATTGCTAAAATTTGCCGTAAGGTTGTTAAACAATTGGCTTTAAATAAGCGTTTGCGTAAAGTAAGTGTAACTCAAACTAACTTAAAAGATTACTTGGGTGTACAGCGTTTTGATTATGGTAAATCCGAAAGTGAAAATCGGATCGGTCAAGTGAATGGTCTGGCATGGACAGAAGTTGGTGGTGATTTGCTAACCATTGAATCAATGAGTGTTGTTGGTAAAGGAAAATTAACTTATACCGGCTCACTTGGTGACGTTATGCAAGAATCCATTCAAACGGCACTTACTGTTGTTCGTTCGCGCGCTGAAAAATTGGGTATTAATAGCGATTTTTATGAAAAGCGTGATATACATGTGCATGTTCCTGATGGTGCTACACCTAAAGATGGTCCAAGTGCAGGCATTGCAATGTGTACCTCATTAGTATCTACTTTAACGGGTAACCCTGTTCGTGCAGATGTTGCCATGACAGGTGAAATTACTCTACGAGGTGAAGTATTACCAATTGGTGGATTAAAAGAGAAATTATTGGCTGCTCATCGAGGTGGTATAAAAACAGCTATAATTCCTATTGATAATGCTAAAGATCTCGAAGAAATTCCAGCAAATGTTAAAGCTGAAATTGATATAAAACCTGTTAAATGGATAGATGACGTATTGACGATTGCATTGCAAAATAATCCGTTTGGTATCGAGCAAGTTAAGGAAAAAGTTAAAATAAAGTCGCCTGTTAAAAAATCTGTTAAAAAAATTAAAAACACAGCTAACATTTCAACTCGATTAAACTAA